In one window of Posidoniimonas corsicana DNA:
- a CDS encoding carboxypeptidase-like regulatory domain-containing protein yields the protein MPLSSTLPCRFTALAFLFGACVPAWGQATRSHEEAILDEVKSVRREVESLNEKIDRLEKLLQGDRSSGDFSAVRLRVESPDGTPLEGFRVRLTSGQQGGRRIEATGVSSPEGVALDRRLPYGEYRLRVDDPQYEWGETFRSVMIEPGVATDRVIVAPDPSLRATVRLESELDFTGLKGLRFGTLRRPSGAGVVMYDAPEPGEESDRWETFPRLGDGISFAGVIVRVSSTQTLPQPDGEDADWITGSQRFLLTRDKAYRVLDTDGATVDLPDEGSAFRPNKDHESESTQRYDAGYLLAELEELDAATPVLELAAGDAQVMLTSLVGRATDDVARALRQRTRESTDLENPTVWLTARIDEDSAWVPRFLKPPEATSDGKTSEWAHGESGIMHIVMRTVELPPGDEVTLRIESP from the coding sequence ATGCCGTTGTCCTCCACACTCCCCTGCCGGTTCACTGCTCTGGCGTTCCTCTTCGGCGCTTGTGTGCCTGCTTGGGGGCAAGCAACGCGTTCTCATGAAGAGGCGATACTCGATGAGGTGAAGTCGGTGCGTCGAGAGGTTGAGTCGCTCAACGAGAAGATTGATCGGCTGGAAAAGCTGTTGCAGGGTGATCGCTCCTCGGGTGACTTCTCGGCGGTCAGGCTGCGCGTCGAGTCACCAGATGGGACGCCGCTCGAGGGGTTCCGCGTCCGCCTCACTTCTGGGCAGCAGGGCGGCCGGCGGATCGAGGCCACCGGGGTCTCCAGCCCGGAGGGCGTCGCGCTCGATCGGCGGCTGCCGTACGGCGAGTACCGGCTGCGGGTCGACGATCCACAATACGAATGGGGCGAGACGTTTCGTTCGGTGATGATCGAGCCCGGCGTGGCGACCGACCGCGTGATCGTCGCCCCCGACCCAAGCCTGCGGGCCACGGTGCGGCTGGAGTCGGAGCTGGACTTCACCGGGCTTAAGGGGCTGCGGTTCGGGACGCTCCGCCGACCATCCGGGGCAGGGGTCGTGATGTACGACGCGCCCGAGCCGGGCGAGGAATCTGACCGCTGGGAGACCTTCCCGCGGCTCGGCGACGGCATCTCCTTCGCGGGGGTGATCGTACGCGTCAGCTCGACCCAGACGCTGCCGCAGCCCGACGGGGAAGACGCCGACTGGATCACGGGGTCGCAACGGTTCCTGCTGACGCGCGACAAGGCGTACCGCGTGCTCGACACCGATGGCGCGACGGTTGACCTGCCGGACGAGGGCTCGGCGTTCCGACCCAACAAGGACCACGAGTCCGAGTCCACCCAGCGGTACGACGCGGGCTACCTGTTGGCTGAGCTAGAAGAGCTGGACGCAGCTACGCCCGTCCTGGAACTCGCCGCCGGCGACGCCCAGGTGATGCTGACGAGCCTCGTGGGCCGCGCGACGGACGACGTCGCTCGCGCGCTGCGCCAGCGTACCCGTGAGTCAACCGACCTCGAAAACCCCACGGTCTGGCTAACGGCGCGGATCGACGAGGACTCCGCGTGGGTCCCTCGGTTCCTGAAACCGCCGGAGGCGACGTCCGACGGCAAGACCTCTGAATGGGCCCACGGCGAATCAGGCATCATGCACATCGTGATGCGCACCGTCGAGCTGCCGCCGGGCGACGAGGTCACGTTGAGGATCGAGTCGCCGTAA
- a CDS encoding EcsC family protein → MDENPNPPVPANRLPEHVLKELREARDILEHRGIADRLTEMIGAPITASLKLLPDSAEKTLYAAVDKSLSVALDFAVNTLGDTDPVSAKPRNFSHKLMAGLSGAAGGAFGGATIAAELPVSTVLILRSVADIARSLGEDLTDMESRLACLEVFALDPGRSSDIDDETEIGYLAVRIAMGRQIHDASQHVLKHGLSNKAAPPLVQLISTIGKRFGVVVSEKLAAQAIPVIGAVGGALINTYFIDHYQNLARAHFTIRRLEREHGAEPIRAAYRALPPAGKA, encoded by the coding sequence ATGGACGAAAACCCCAACCCGCCGGTCCCCGCGAACAGGCTCCCCGAACACGTGCTCAAAGAGCTCCGCGAGGCGCGGGACATCCTCGAGCACCGCGGCATCGCCGACCGACTGACCGAGATGATCGGCGCGCCGATCACCGCCTCGCTCAAGCTGCTGCCCGACTCCGCGGAAAAGACGCTCTACGCCGCGGTCGACAAGTCGCTCTCCGTGGCGCTCGACTTCGCCGTCAACACGCTCGGCGACACGGACCCGGTCTCCGCGAAGCCGCGCAACTTCTCCCACAAGCTGATGGCCGGCCTCAGCGGCGCCGCGGGCGGCGCGTTCGGCGGCGCGACCATCGCCGCCGAGCTGCCGGTCTCGACCGTGCTGATCCTGCGCAGCGTGGCCGACATCGCCCGCAGCCTGGGCGAGGACCTCACCGACATGGAGTCACGGCTGGCCTGCCTGGAGGTGTTCGCGCTCGACCCCGGGCGGTCCTCCGACATCGACGACGAGACCGAGATCGGCTACCTCGCGGTCCGCATCGCGATGGGCCGGCAGATCCACGACGCGTCGCAGCACGTGCTCAAGCACGGCCTGTCCAACAAGGCGGCGCCGCCGCTGGTGCAGCTCATCTCGACCATCGGCAAGCGGTTCGGCGTGGTGGTCAGCGAGAAGCTGGCCGCGCAGGCGATCCCCGTGATCGGCGCGGTCGGCGGCGCGCTGATCAACACCTACTTCATCGACCACTATCAGAACCTGGCCCGCGCACACTTCACCATCCGCCGGCTGGAACGCGAGCACGGCGCCGAGCCAATCCGCGCCGCCTACCGCGCCCTGCCGCCGGCCGGCAAGGCATAG
- a CDS encoding GntR family transcriptional regulator — translation MFVQVNAANGVPVYDQIARQVMFAVADGALSAGDLIPSVRELAKELAVNPNTVARAYRELQGQEIVEAVPGTGMAVRAGAKTACRKERRDLMRRRVHDVLREALGAGLPVDEVQTLFESELKKLSKGRTREKTHDQRD, via the coding sequence GTGTTCGTGCAAGTCAACGCCGCCAACGGCGTGCCGGTCTACGACCAAATCGCCCGGCAGGTGATGTTCGCCGTCGCGGACGGCGCGCTCTCCGCCGGCGACCTGATCCCCAGCGTCCGCGAGCTCGCCAAGGAGCTGGCCGTGAACCCCAACACCGTGGCCCGCGCCTACCGCGAGCTGCAGGGGCAGGAGATCGTCGAGGCCGTGCCGGGCACCGGCATGGCGGTCCGCGCCGGCGCCAAGACCGCCTGCCGCAAAGAGCGCCGCGACCTGATGCGGCGCCGCGTGCACGACGTGCTGCGCGAGGCGCTCGGCGCCGGCCTGCCGGTCGACGAGGTGCAGACGCTGTTCGAATCGGAACTCAAGAAGCTCTCCAAGGGCCGCACGCGGGAGAAGACGCATGACCAACGTGATTGA
- a CDS encoding DinB family protein — MTDIREHVLWLLRGGHAHIGFDQVVADLPPELQGAQPPGTPHTPWRLLEHMRIAQWDILEFSRNPAHESPDFPDGYWPEHDAPPDADAWERTIAAFHNDADQLQALVADPSLDLLAPFPWGEGQTLLREALLVADHNAYHLGQMIVVRQALGAW, encoded by the coding sequence ATGACCGACATACGAGAGCACGTTCTGTGGCTGCTACGCGGCGGACACGCCCACATCGGCTTCGACCAGGTCGTCGCCGATCTGCCGCCAGAGCTGCAGGGCGCGCAGCCACCAGGCACACCCCACACGCCTTGGCGCCTGCTGGAGCACATGCGGATTGCCCAATGGGACATCCTGGAGTTTTCGCGCAATCCGGCGCACGAGTCGCCCGACTTTCCTGACGGCTATTGGCCGGAACACGACGCGCCGCCCGACGCGGACGCCTGGGAGCGAACCATCGCCGCGTTTCACAACGACGCCGACCAGTTGCAAGCGCTAGTCGCCGACCCCAGTCTGGACCTGCTCGCTCCGTTCCCGTGGGGCGAGGGGCAGACGCTCCTCCGCGAGGCACTGCTCGTCGCGGATCACAACGCGTACCACCTGGGCCAGATGATCGTGGTCCGTCAGGCGTTGGGCGCATGGTAG
- a CDS encoding ABC transporter ATP-binding protein encodes MTNVIEIDRVTKRYGSFTAVDEATLRVPKGCVFALLGENGAGKTTLVRMLLGLLTPDGGAVSVLGRDSTRHGEEIRRQVGYVPERPTLYEWMTAAEIGWFTAGFYPDGYEQHYRNLLDRFRVPPGRKISKMSKGMRAKVALSLAMAHRPPLLVLDEPTSGLDTLVRREFLESMVDLAAEGHTVLLSSHLIGEVERVADQVAIVREGRVLAVDPLDRLKLGAYEITATMQGAASAPPPTPGTLLESSRRGKQWRLLVRDVDDEAAIDRLAELDSVAVVDRRTPGLEEIFVAYMKQSGPLRQAAEHRAPLEQV; translated from the coding sequence ATGACCAACGTGATTGAGATCGACCGGGTCACGAAGCGCTACGGCTCGTTCACAGCCGTCGACGAGGCGACCCTCCGCGTGCCCAAAGGGTGCGTGTTCGCGCTGCTCGGCGAGAACGGCGCCGGGAAGACGACCCTGGTCCGCATGCTGCTGGGCCTGCTGACGCCCGACGGCGGCGCGGTGTCTGTGCTGGGGCGGGACAGCACCCGTCACGGCGAGGAGATCCGCCGGCAGGTCGGCTACGTGCCCGAACGGCCGACGCTGTACGAGTGGATGACCGCCGCCGAGATCGGCTGGTTCACCGCCGGCTTCTACCCCGACGGCTACGAGCAGCACTACCGCAACCTGCTGGACCGCTTCCGCGTCCCCCCCGGCCGCAAGATCAGCAAGATGTCCAAGGGCATGCGGGCGAAGGTGGCGCTGTCGCTGGCGATGGCCCACCGGCCGCCCCTGCTGGTGCTGGACGAACCGACGTCGGGCCTGGACACGCTGGTGCGGCGGGAGTTCCTCGAGAGCATGGTCGACCTGGCGGCCGAGGGCCACACGGTGCTGCTCTCCAGCCACCTGATCGGCGAGGTGGAACGCGTGGCCGACCAGGTAGCGATTGTCCGCGAGGGCAGGGTGCTGGCGGTCGACCCGCTCGACCGGTTGAAGCTGGGCGCCTACGAGATCACCGCCACGATGCAGGGCGCCGCGTCCGCCCCGCCGCCCACGCCCGGCACGCTTTTGGAGAGCAGCCGTCGCGGCAAGCAGTGGCGGCTGCTGGTGCGCGACGTGGACGACGAAGCGGCCATCGACCGCCTGGCGGAGCTGGACTCGGTAGCGGTGGTCGACCGCCGCACGCCCGGCCTGGAAGAGATCTTCGTGGCCTACATGAAGCAGAGCGGCCCGCTACGCCAGGCGGCGGAGCATCGAGCGCCGTTGGAGCAAGTCTGA
- a CDS encoding DUF2306 domain-containing protein, whose protein sequence is MRNSLLSQRVILWLSCWLVLQTLLRILLGYGEYLPPNFRSEFLLGRETTFFGAYQWAFYAHLASGPFCLLSGLALMAERAWRSWPRLHRTLGKLHVAAVLLLLAPSGLWMARYTATGPIAGVGFATLAVLTAATAALGWKAAVQRDFDRHREWMQRTFALLTSAVALRLIGGVSEVFGLIGIYPYAAWFSWLLPLVGLEIGRATLRQWSRRRRWSASPAAAAAASAGTGPAPGRR, encoded by the coding sequence ATGCGAAACAGCCTGCTCTCCCAACGCGTCATCCTGTGGCTCTCCTGCTGGCTCGTGCTGCAGACACTGCTGCGGATCCTGCTCGGCTACGGCGAGTACCTCCCGCCCAACTTCCGTTCGGAATTCCTGCTGGGACGCGAGACCACATTCTTTGGCGCCTACCAGTGGGCGTTCTACGCGCACCTAGCCTCCGGGCCGTTCTGCCTGCTGTCGGGGCTCGCGCTGATGGCCGAGCGGGCGTGGCGGTCGTGGCCGCGTCTTCATCGGACCCTGGGCAAGCTGCACGTGGCCGCGGTGCTGCTGCTCTTGGCGCCGAGCGGGCTGTGGATGGCCCGCTACACGGCGACCGGCCCGATCGCCGGCGTCGGCTTCGCCACGCTGGCCGTGCTGACCGCCGCGACCGCGGCGCTTGGCTGGAAGGCGGCGGTGCAGCGCGACTTTGACCGGCACCGCGAGTGGATGCAACGGACCTTCGCGCTGCTGACTTCGGCGGTGGCGCTGCGGTTGATCGGCGGCGTTTCGGAGGTGTTCGGCCTGATCGGAATCTACCCGTACGCCGCGTGGTTCAGCTGGCTGCTGCCGCTGGTCGGCCTGGAGATCGGCCGCGCTACTCTTCGCCAATGGTCTCGCCGCCGGCGATGGTCAGCATCGCCCGCAGCTGCAGCAGCGGCATCTGCTGGGACAGGGCCCGCGCCCGGCCGTCGATGA
- a CDS encoding serine hydrolase domain-containing protein, producing MFRLLLLAIGAVLILPAGPGIAYDGFTAEGETGEAIVAFVRQAHEDLGFQGAVLAGRGGRVIAAVGVGQTGGKNSEAIAVETLFEIASCTKPFTAVAVMKLAEEGKLSLDDPIGKHLPGVPADCQAITVRHLLQHTSGIPRDNSRGAGTDLAKVLPTFLAGGPRTEPGTRHEYWNQGYALLSEVVAQASGMPYTRYVRESIFKPAGMTSSRFTGQRAPRGATVAVGASTRGADRSALDHPYGEYGFQYRGMGGLVTNLIDLWKWDRALAAGKLISNESYAQMTTPGDAGYALGWRVRPLESGAVVHEHTGSVRGFLASVRRDPADDGCLFVLASSDASTPFNVVKSSCENLLAGQPPVTYDKPQADAELDLDRALLDELVGEYRDSQGRTLTVQRQGPHARSLINWHGPITYGYLGRSDGADLRFATTGRWDAAAFAETDVVKVERDGKSIAALTLVIRQNGKSIRFERAGR from the coding sequence ATGTTTCGCCTTCTCTTGCTCGCCATAGGCGCTGTACTGATTCTTCCTGCTGGCCCCGGAATCGCGTACGACGGGTTCACCGCCGAGGGCGAAACGGGCGAGGCGATCGTCGCGTTCGTTCGTCAGGCGCACGAGGACCTTGGCTTCCAGGGCGCCGTGCTGGCGGGCCGCGGCGGGCGGGTGATCGCCGCGGTCGGCGTCGGACAGACCGGCGGGAAGAACTCGGAGGCGATCGCCGTCGAAACGCTGTTCGAAATCGCCTCGTGCACCAAGCCCTTCACAGCGGTGGCGGTGATGAAGCTGGCGGAGGAGGGCAAGCTGTCACTCGACGACCCGATCGGCAAGCACCTGCCCGGCGTTCCGGCCGACTGCCAGGCGATCACGGTGCGGCACCTGCTGCAGCACACCTCGGGCATCCCGCGGGACAACTCCCGCGGCGCCGGGACCGACCTGGCAAAGGTGCTGCCGACGTTCCTCGCGGGCGGGCCGCGGACCGAGCCGGGCACGCGGCACGAGTACTGGAACCAGGGCTACGCGCTGCTGAGCGAGGTGGTCGCGCAGGCGAGCGGCATGCCCTACACGCGGTATGTCCGCGAGAGCATCTTCAAGCCCGCCGGAATGACCAGCTCCCGCTTCACCGGCCAGCGGGCGCCCCGTGGCGCCACCGTGGCGGTCGGCGCTTCCACCCGCGGCGCCGACCGCTCGGCGCTCGACCACCCTTACGGCGAGTATGGCTTTCAGTACCGCGGCATGGGCGGGCTGGTGACCAACCTGATCGACCTCTGGAAGTGGGACCGCGCGCTGGCGGCCGGCAAGCTGATCAGCAACGAGTCCTACGCCCAGATGACCACGCCCGGCGACGCCGGTTACGCGCTCGGCTGGCGGGTCCGCCCATTGGAATCGGGCGCCGTGGTGCACGAACACACCGGCAGCGTCCGCGGCTTCCTGGCGTCGGTGCGTCGCGACCCCGCGGACGACGGCTGCCTGTTCGTGCTGGCGAGCAGCGACGCGTCGACGCCGTTCAATGTGGTGAAGTCGAGCTGCGAGAACCTGCTCGCCGGCCAGCCGCCCGTCACGTACGACAAGCCTCAAGCCGACGCCGAGCTGGACCTCGACCGGGCTCTGCTCGACGAGCTGGTCGGCGAGTACCGCGACAGCCAGGGCCGCACACTGACCGTCCAACGCCAGGGACCCCATGCCCGGTCGCTGATCAACTGGCACGGGCCGATCACCTACGGCTACCTAGGACGTAGCGACGGCGCCGACCTCCGCTTCGCCACGACCGGCCGGTGGGACGCGGCCGCCTTCGCCGAGACCGACGTCGTCAAAGTCGAACGGGACGGCAAATCGATAGCCGCCCTGACGCTCGTCATCCGGCAGAACGGCAAGTCGATCCGCTTCGAGCGGGCGGGACGCTAG
- a CDS encoding DUF1559 family PulG-like putative transporter — MTDENPYESAKSAPPEAASGRAMAFVGKVALAIVALLLLAALLLPATRSATGAAHRNHCLSQLKQLTLAMANYEAVHGTLPPAYTVDAEGNKLHSWRTLLLPYLEMQPLYESIDLTKPWDDPANQHAREASIDVYNCPSAVHDEGMTTYVVVTGKGMAFDGPTPTKLSDVKDLESETLAIVDVNGKRAVHWMSPDDITLEQLEVFWTEEHGHHPGVVQAAFIDGRARALSQQMPLLQLRAMLTIAGGETIGEE; from the coding sequence ATGACCGACGAGAATCCCTACGAGAGTGCGAAGTCGGCGCCGCCGGAAGCTGCTAGCGGCAGGGCAATGGCGTTTGTAGGCAAGGTTGCGCTCGCCATCGTCGCACTTCTGCTGTTAGCAGCGTTGCTGCTCCCAGCGACGCGGTCGGCGACTGGCGCTGCCCACCGCAACCATTGTCTGAGTCAGCTCAAGCAACTCACTCTCGCCATGGCGAACTACGAGGCCGTTCACGGGACGTTGCCTCCTGCCTACACGGTAGACGCCGAAGGCAACAAGCTGCACAGCTGGCGGACGTTGCTGCTTCCGTATTTAGAAATGCAGCCCCTCTACGAATCGATCGACCTCACCAAGCCATGGGATGATCCAGCCAACCAGCACGCCCGCGAGGCGTCAATCGACGTGTACAACTGCCCGAGCGCCGTCCATGACGAGGGCATGACGACCTACGTCGTGGTGACGGGCAAGGGGATGGCGTTTGATGGGCCGACGCCGACCAAGCTGAGCGATGTGAAAGACCTAGAGAGCGAAACGCTTGCGATCGTGGATGTTAACGGAAAGCGGGCGGTTCACTGGATGTCGCCTGACGATATCACGCTTGAGCAGTTGGAGGTCTTCTGGACCGAGGAGCACGGCCACCATCCAGGGGTAGTGCAGGCTGCCTTCATCGACGGCCGGGCGCGGGCCCTGTCCCAGCAGATGCCGCTGCTGCAGCTGCGGGCGATGCTGACCATCGCCGGCGGCGAGACCATTGGCGAAGAGTAG
- a CDS encoding PEP-CTERM sorting domain-containing protein produces MKYRLPLPALLCLLLVSPAAADTSFVNSGQTNVLLDTAALETAASLSLSGVSDAVIAPGSLGDGSVAFPINPRTASAPLLPTTFAYDSDDFLGTFSGAIEHEGSVLFNSDSVEVGNFTIGFDGARAGTLGGAASGFFVESTVGIAAILFDIENPSSLAATGSSLDIAANLLVSPEFAGFLQQNSLASSDLSGVDVGDALVAAGAVPEPSSVALAGLVVAAAATRRRNR; encoded by the coding sequence ATGAAGTACAGACTCCCGCTGCCCGCCCTGCTCTGCTTGCTGCTAGTCAGTCCCGCCGCCGCCGACACCTCGTTTGTGAACAGCGGGCAGACGAATGTTCTGCTCGATACGGCAGCCCTCGAGACCGCGGCTTCGCTCAGCCTTTCGGGCGTTAGCGACGCGGTAATAGCGCCGGGCTCGCTGGGCGATGGCTCGGTCGCGTTCCCGATCAATCCCCGCACCGCCTCCGCCCCGCTCCTCCCCACCACCTTCGCCTACGACTCGGACGACTTCCTGGGCACGTTCTCTGGCGCCATCGAGCACGAGGGCTCGGTGTTGTTCAACAGCGACTCCGTCGAGGTCGGCAACTTCACGATCGGCTTCGATGGCGCCCGCGCCGGCACGCTGGGCGGGGCCGCCAGTGGCTTCTTCGTCGAGAGCACCGTGGGCATCGCCGCGATCCTCTTCGACATCGAGAACCCAAGCTCGCTGGCGGCGACCGGTTCGTCGCTGGACATCGCCGCCAACCTGCTTGTCTCACCCGAGTTCGCCGGGTTCCTGCAGCAGAACAGCCTGGCGTCCAGCGACCTGTCCGGCGTTGACGTCGGCGACGCGCTGGTTGCCGCGGGCGCCGTGCCCGAACCGTCGAGTGTAGCGCTGGCGGGGCTCGTCGTCGCCGCGGCCGCGACCCGGCGGCGGAACCGCTAG
- a CDS encoding DUF1501 domain-containing protein, with protein sequence MTHRYQTVTRREMLRRCASGFGAVSLAALMTDKSFGGSAMHGMHHRPTARNVIFLYMDGGPSQVDTFDPKPMLAKHNGEDPSQFFKVAPTQFNNNGTVLASPWKFRKHGQSGIEVSELFPHVARVVDELAVVRSMVSEFPEHTSANYFLHSGSGLQGRPSMGAWLTYGLGSECQDLPGFVVMDGGLIPPGGIDCFGNGFLPASYQGSIFKPSGSAVANIGRREPTAERQRRKLRLIERLDSLTAAQFREHDAVESAIRNYELAYKMQSAVPGLMDLDSEPDHIRRLYGLDAEHRGTQIYAAECLVARRLVERGVRFVELTCPRLDTDRWDQHANLKYGHEQNARAVDQPVAALITDLKQRGLLDETLVVWAGEFGRTPFAQGAEGRDHNPHGFTIWMAGGGVRGGVVHGATDEFGYRAVENRVEVHDLHATMLHLLGIDHTRSTYRFGGRDMRLTDVKGHVVHPIIA encoded by the coding sequence ATGACGCACCGCTACCAGACCGTCACCCGCCGAGAGATGCTCCGCCGCTGCGCCAGCGGGTTTGGCGCGGTGTCGCTCGCCGCGCTGATGACGGACAAGTCGTTCGGCGGCAGCGCCATGCACGGCATGCACCACCGGCCGACCGCCAGGAATGTGATCTTCCTGTACATGGACGGCGGCCCGTCGCAGGTGGACACGTTCGACCCCAAGCCGATGCTTGCCAAGCACAACGGCGAGGACCCCAGCCAGTTCTTCAAGGTCGCCCCGACCCAGTTCAACAACAACGGCACGGTGCTGGCCAGCCCGTGGAAGTTCCGCAAGCACGGCCAGTCGGGCATCGAGGTGAGCGAGCTGTTCCCGCACGTCGCGCGGGTTGTGGACGAGCTGGCCGTGGTGCGGTCGATGGTGTCCGAGTTCCCCGAGCACACCTCGGCCAACTACTTCCTGCACTCCGGCAGCGGGCTGCAGGGCCGGCCCAGCATGGGCGCGTGGCTCACGTACGGCCTGGGCAGCGAGTGTCAGGACCTGCCGGGCTTTGTGGTGATGGACGGCGGGCTCATCCCGCCCGGCGGCATCGACTGCTTCGGCAACGGGTTCCTGCCGGCCAGCTACCAGGGGTCGATCTTCAAGCCGTCGGGCTCAGCGGTGGCGAACATCGGGCGGCGCGAGCCGACCGCAGAGCGGCAGCGCCGCAAGCTGCGGCTCATCGAGCGGCTCGACTCGCTCACCGCGGCCCAGTTCCGCGAGCACGACGCCGTCGAGTCCGCCATCCGCAACTACGAGCTGGCCTACAAGATGCAGTCGGCGGTGCCCGGCCTGATGGACCTCGACTCGGAGCCCGACCACATCCGTCGTTTGTACGGCCTGGACGCCGAGCACCGTGGCACGCAGATCTACGCGGCGGAGTGCCTGGTGGCCCGCCGGCTGGTGGAACGCGGCGTGCGTTTCGTGGAGCTCACCTGCCCACGGCTCGACACCGACCGGTGGGACCAGCACGCCAACCTCAAGTACGGCCACGAGCAGAACGCCCGCGCGGTCGACCAGCCGGTCGCCGCGCTGATCACCGACCTCAAGCAGCGGGGCCTCTTGGACGAGACGCTGGTCGTCTGGGCGGGCGAGTTCGGCCGCACGCCGTTCGCCCAGGGCGCCGAGGGACGCGACCACAACCCGCACGGGTTCACCATCTGGATGGCCGGCGGCGGGGTCCGCGGCGGGGTGGTGCACGGCGCCACCGACGAGTTCGGCTACCGCGCGGTCGAGAACCGCGTCGAGGTGCACGACCTGCACGCCACGATGCTGCACCTGTTGGGCATCGACCACACGCGCAGCACCTACCGCTTCGGCGGCCGCGACATGCGGCTAACGGATGTGAAGGGGCACGTGGTGCACCCGATCATCGCCTAG